A window of the Polypterus senegalus isolate Bchr_013 chromosome 4, ASM1683550v1, whole genome shotgun sequence genome harbors these coding sequences:
- the LOC120528328 gene encoding zinc finger protein 717-like, with the protein MEQDTQIVGQKRGEVAESLIDLNVMVIPTDFPESEDAYFDSGSGTPYQNNNLQNGNNRDTTAKNKFNDNTKNFYECADCGKKFHCNDCGKSFACRAYLQTHQKIHAGVKPYCCIECSKTFTHKSYLP; encoded by the exons atggagcaagacactcaaatag tggGGCAAAAGAGAGGAGAAGTTGCTGAAAGTCTGATTGACCTCAACGTCATGGTAATTCCCACCGACTTTCCAGAAAGTGAGGACGCTTATTTCGATTCCGGATCGGGGACTCCTTACCAGAACAACAACCTCCAAAATGGCAACAATCGAGACACCACAGCCAAAAACAAGTTTAACGATAACACCAAGAATTTTTATGAGTGTGCGGACTGCGGGAAGAAGTTCCACTGCAATGATTGTGGAAAGTCATTTGCGTGTAGAGCGTATCTGCAGACGCACCAGAAGATTCATGCCGGAGTGAAGCCGTACTGCTGCATTGAGTGCAGCAAAACATTCACACACAAGAGTTACCTTCCAtag